The genomic DNA GAGAAACTCGCCAGCAGGTCCCGTAGCATCGCCAGCCGGTGGCTGCGGACCTTCTCGTCCTCCACCATGACCATCACCTTGTCGAAGAACGCGTCCACGTGCGGACGCAGCGTCGCCATCACCTTCAGCGCCTGTTCGTAATTCTTCTGCTGGCGGTACTGCTCGACC from Terriglobales bacterium includes the following:
- a CDS encoding DALR anticodon-binding domain-containing protein; this encodes VEQYRQQKNYEQALKVMATLRPHVDAFFDKVMVMVEDEKVRSHRLAMLRDLLASFSTIADFSEIVTEGKSA